Proteins encoded together in one Ogataea parapolymorpha DL-1 chromosome III, whole genome shotgun sequence window:
- a CDS encoding putative aminotransferase: MTVDKNHHYLFQAKVSDRQLECVGTAKDGQWLILQNPKTGEKREIYDAVSGAAVCSLKHGDTEILSQMNDFAKQSAYTFCAAFSNTAAEDLAEFMCSKSEGCFSSAMFVCSGSEANEQAMRYAVQYHIEKGDKERYKFISRTNAYHGYLVGALSIGDNPMKPLLKKMLLSDDQVPKISRLMPYRDMKPGMSEEEYCKMLLDNLEQTFIDNGPEKVAGVFMETVSGSSIGNSVPPKGYLDGAKAICEKYGALLILDEVMCGLGRCGYPYTFMDPEYGLTTGGPDLLTFGKTVGAGIVPLSGVMVSPKIVNAIKEGSGMVMGYQTYHSHYLNCIVGLAVQKKIYRDNLIENVREVGSYTKAALKAALKDCKVAGDVRGAGNFISVELVKDKSTKESFPFENDMAKVLQEKTFARSAHFMCINGCNGYEYVNGKLVQHGTHITMAPAFGFSKEDADFIVRVLAETFFEIEKEYL; this comes from the coding sequence ATGACTGTTGACAAAAACCACCACTATCTTTTCCAAGCTAAAGTTTCTGACAGACAACTTGAGTGTGTTGGCACGGCCAAAGACGGCCAATGGCTTATTCTTCAGAATCCTAAGACtggagagaaaagagaGATCTACGATGCCGTTTCTGGGGCTGCTGTGTGCTCTTTGAAGCACGGAGACACTGAAATTCTGTCCCAAATGAACGACTTTGCCAAGCAGTCTGCGTACACTTTCTGCGCAGCCTTCTCCAACACGGCTGCCGAGGACCTTGCGGAGTTTATGTGTTCCAAGTCCGAAGGCTGCTTTAGCTCGGCAATGTTTGTTTGTTCCGGATCGGAGGCCAACGAGCAGGCAATGAGGTACGCTGTTCAGTACCATATCGAAAAGGGCGATAAGGAGAGGTACAAATTTATCTCCAGAACCAACGCCTACCACGGCTACCTGGTTGGTGCTCTCTCTATTGGAGACAATCCAATGAAGCCGCTACTTAAGAAAATGCTGCTTTCTGACGACCAAGTTCCTAAAATCTCTAGACTCATGCCGTACAGAGACATGAAACCCGGCATGTCGGAGGAAGAGTACTGTAAAatgttgctggacaacctGGAGCAGACTTTTATTGATAACGGGCCAGAAAAGGTTGCCGGTGTGTTTATGGAGACCGTGAGTGGCTCCTCGATCGGCAATAGCGTCCCACCAAAGGGCTATCTGGACGGAGCCAAAGCTATTTGCGAAAAATACGGGGCTTTGCTGATTTTGGATGAGGTCATGTGCGGTCTGGGCAGATGCGGCTACCCGTACACTTTTATGGACCCGGAATACGGACTCACAACGGGCGGGCCTGACCTGCTGACGTTTGGAAAGACCGTCGGCGCGGGAATTGTTCCATTGTCGGGCGTCATGGTTTCGCCCAAAATTGTCAATGCCATTAAGGAGGGATCCGGCATGGTCATGGGCTACCAAACCTATCACTCGCACTATCTGAACTGTATTGTTGgtctggctgtgcagaaaaagatctACAGAGACAATTTGATCGAAAACGTCAGAGAAGTCGGCTCGTACACCAAAGCAGCGCTTAAGGCAGCGCTCAAGGACTGCAAGGTGGCTGGCGACGTGAGAGGTGCCGGAAACTTTATTTCTGTGGAGCTTGTCAAAGATAAGTCGACCAAGGAGTCGTTCCCGTTTGAAAATGACATGGCCAAGGTGCTGCAGGAGAAAACTTTTGCCCGGTCGGCACACTTCATGTGCATCAACGGATGCAATGGCTACGAGTACGTGAACGGCAAGCTTGTGCAGCACGGAACCCACATTACGATGGCTCCGGCCTTCGGCTTCTCCAAGGAGGATGCGGACTTCATTGTCAGGGTGCTCGCCGAGACATTCTTTGAGATTGAGAAAGAGTATCTGTAG
- a CDS encoding putative peptidyl-tRNA hydrolase, with protein MPHLFQYLTIATISLVTGCCIGALIAPVYGPSPVSSPFQSLLSTAGSSETPSSAEGLSDDEDQDGVAIDSRPLNEIPGECRMALVIRADLGMQKGKIAAQCAHAAVACYRLMSEPGSEAQNLPLLQRWNNRGQAKITLKCSGMDEMDTLFAKAMSLNVNAYIVHDAGRTQVEAGSATVLGLGPAPKPVLDLITGDLKLY; from the coding sequence ATGCCACATCTCTTCCAGTATCTGACCATTGCGACGATCTCGCTCGTGACAGGATGCTGCATAGGAGCACTGATTGCTCCTGTTTATGGGCCGTCGCCTGTGTCATCGCCTTTCCAGAGTTTACTTAGCACCGCTGGCAGTTCAGAGACCCCGTCTTCAGCAGAGGGCctgagcgacgacgaggaccagGACGGCGTAGCCATTGACTCGCGGCCGCTGAACGAGATTCCCGGTGAATGTCGCATGGCCCTGGTGATTCGGGCTGATCTGGGCATGCAGAAGGGCAAGATTGCTGCCCAGTGCGCGCATGCTGCCGTTGCCTGCTACCGGCTGATGTCCGAGCCGGGCTCGGAGGCACAGAACCTGCCGCTTCTACAGCGTTGGAACAACCGCGGTCAGGCCAAAATCACGCTCAAATGTTCCGGcatggacgagatggacaCTCTTTTCGCCAAGGCCATGAGTCTGAACGTGAATGCGTACATTGTTCACGACGCCGGCCGGACGCAAGTCGAGGCCGGCTCAGCAACTGTGCTGGGGCTAGGACCGGCACCGAAACCCGTGCTAGACCTCATCACAGG
- a CDS encoding Protein mmf1, mitochondrial, translating to MQKVTWEEVGAAPNAILSPAYKSNGHVFTSGSVGFAPDGTVPEDVTVQTKYAIEALEKVLKTSGSSLDKVLKVLLFIADPLDAPAVNAVYKEYFKHQPARSCVVVQFPDARLKVELECVAVYE from the coding sequence ATGCAAAAAGTTACGTGGGAAGAAGTTGGAGCTGCTCCAAACGCTATTCTGTCGCCAGCTTACAAGAGCAATGGCCATGTGTTCACCTCTGGAAGCGTCGGCTTTGCTCCAGACGGCACTGTTCCTGAAGATGTTACGGTGCAGACCAAGTACGCCATCGAGGCCCTGGAGAAGGTGCTGAAGACTTCTGGCTCGTCGCTCGACAAGGTGCTGAAGGTGCTGCTGTTTATTGCCGACCCGCTTGATGCTCCAGCGGTCAATGCCGTCTACAAGGAGTACTTCAAGCACCAGCCAGCCAGATCGTGTGTTGTTGTCCAATTCCCAGACGCCAGACTAAAAGTCGAGCTGGAGTGTGTTGCTGTGTATGAGTAG
- a CDS encoding Anthranilate synthase component 1: MISQSVVQPSFDDLYAIIEADRAQYAAAERPNMYPVHSYFSAEYLTPHLAYLKLTRPGDKNAERSPSFLFESAKNGDQIDRYSFMGTKPRKIITTGPLHGKEADPLIFLEQELKNIRQAQLPGVPKLSGGAIGYVSYDCIKYFEPRTKRDLKDVLELPEAALMLFDSIVAFDNVFQRFQVISNVTISDNDTKEDIERKHAQAVEQIQKIKQVVMAPEDPLIYPEQPKIVENQTFTSNIGQSGYEGFVTKLKEHILKGDIIQAVPSQRVARPTSLHPFNIYRHLRTVNPSPYMFYIDYLDFQIVGASPELLVKSDNKDRVVTHPIAGTIRRGKTREEDDELAHILKSSLKDRAEHVMLVDLARNDVNRVCQPQSTNVDRLLSVERFSHVMHLVSQVSGTLRSDKTRFDAFRSIFPAGTVSGAPKVRAMELIGELEREKRGVYAGAVGHWSYDGKTMDTCIALRTMVVKNGVAYLQAGGGIVYDSDPYEEYIETMNKMMANNNTIVEAERLWAEKVGSI; this comes from the coding sequence ATGATCAGCCAGTCTGTTGTCCAGCCGTCATTTGACGATTTATATGCCATCATAGAGGCGGACAGAGCGCAATATGCTGCCGCTGAGCGGCCGAACATGTATCCGGTTCACTCATATTTTTCGGCCGAGTATTTGACTCCCCATCTCGCTTATTTGAAGTTGACTCGTCCTGGGGACAAAAATGCGGAGCGGAGTCCCTCGTTTTTGTTTGAAAGTGCAAAGAACGGTGATCAAATTGACCGCTACTCGTTTATGGGCACCAAACCACGCAAGATCATTACCACGGGGCCGTTGCACGGAAAGGAAGCGGATCCACTTatatttctggagcaggaactCAAAAACATTCGTCAGGCGCAGCTTCCTGGCGTGCCGAAGCTAAGTGGGGGAGCGATTGGCTATGTCTCATACGACTGCATCAAGTATTTCGAGCCTAGAACCAAGCGAGACCTGAAAGACGTTTTGGAGCTTCCAGAGGCCGCGTTGATGCTGTTTGACTCGATCGTCGCATTCGACAACGTTTTCCAGCGATTCCAGGTCATCAGCAATGTGACGATCAGTGACAACGACACCAAGGAAGATATTGAGAGAAAACACGCTCAGGCCGTTGagcagatccagaagaTCAAGCAGGTGGTCATGGCTCCTGAAGACCCGTTGATCTATCCGGAGCAGCCAAAAATAGTGGAAAATCAGACTTTCACGTCCAACATCGGCCAAAGCGGCTACGAAGGGTTTGTGAcgaagctgaaggagcaCATTTTGAAAGGAGACATCATTCAGGCAGTTCCATCGCAGAGAGTCGCCCGTCCTACGTCTCTGCACCCATTCAATATCTACAGACATTTGAGAACGGTGAATCCGTCTCCATACATGTTTTACATCGACTACCTCGATTTCCAGATTGTTGGAGCGTCGccggagctgctggtcaAGAGCGACAACAAGGACCGCGTGGTGACACATCCTATTGCTGGAACCATTCGCAGGGGCAAGACGAGagaggaggacgacgagctggctCATATTCTGAAATCGTCGCTCAAAGACCGCGCAGAGCACGTGATGCTGGTCGATCTGGCTAGAAACGACGTCAACAGAGTGTGCCAGCCGCAGTCAACAAACGTTGACCGTCTGCTGAGCGTGGAGAGGTTCTCGCATGTGATGCATCTTGTCTCGCAGGTGAGCGGCACTTTGAGAAGTGACAAGACCAGGTTCGACGCGTTCCGGTCAATTTTCCCAGCCGGCACGGTCTCCGGAGCTCCCAAGGTGCGTGCAATGGAGCTGATCGGAGAACTTGAGCGGGAAAAGCGTGGAGTGTATGCCGGAGCCGTTGGCCATTGGTCGTACGACGGAAAGACCATGGACACGTGCATTGCTCTGCGGACAATGGTGGTGAAGAACGGCGTGGCGTATCTACAGGCCGGCGGGGGTATCGTGTACGATTCGGACCCCTACGAGGAGTACATCGAGACGATGAACAAGATGATGGCCAACAACAACACAATTGTGGAGGCGGAGCGGTTATGGGCCGAAAAAGTGGGGAGCATATAA
- a CDS encoding UBX (ubiquitin regulatory X) domain-containing protein, with the protein MSEGQFVDKFRELTGAPETVARHFLSQNNNDLEESINQYYLHATSEPEPKRDPGSQIKSFSDIKTQDEDDEDTNLFTGGEKSGLEVENPDKNPLGLVEQLIKKAEREGSEPDRRRPIESKKSKFVGTGYKLGSVDKAVESQVIEDAKQKGYRVPEKVTRTITFWKEGFQVGDGKLYRYDDPENADYLRQLNSGRAPLSLLNVEMFQDVDVTVIKKMDESYTPPKPKQGGFTGRGQRLGSPVPGERIPEPVIAETVQKKEEPPVEDIGSGDAKVQIRMADGTRLIHMFDSNDSVSAVFDFVSSHTESSREWNLAFAFPMKVIEQDSKTIKEAGLINSVVVQRWK; encoded by the exons ATGTCGGAGGGCCAATTCGTGGATAAGTTTAGAGAGCTCACtggtgctccagaaactgttGCCAGACACTTTCTGTCTCAAAACAACAATGACCTAGAG GAATCAATCAACCAGTACTATCTTCATGCCACCTCGGAACCAGAGCCTAAACGGGACCCAGGGTCGCAGATTAAATCATTTTCGGATATAAAGACCCaagacgaggacgacgaggacacCAATTTGTTCACCGGCGGAGAGAAATCGGGGCTGGAAGTGGAAAACCCTGATAAGAACCCCTTGGGTCTTGTGGAACAATTGATCAAGAAGGCCGAGCGAGAGGGAAGCGAACCAGACCGTAGGCGCCCAATTGAGTCCAAGAAGAGCAAATTCGTGGGAACAGGATACAAACTCGGATCGGTGGATAAGGCAGTCGAGTCACAGGTCATTGAGGATGCCAAGCAAAAAGGCTATAGAGTGCCTGAAAAGGTTACTAGAACCATCACTTTCTGGAAGGAAGGATTCCAGGTCGGCGACGGCAAGCTTTACAGGTACGACGACCCCGAAAACGCTGATTATTTAAGACAATTGAACTCTGGACGTGCTCCATTGAGTCTTTTGAACGTGGAAATGTTTCAGGATGTTGACGTCACCGTGATTAAGAAGATGGACGAATCGTACACCCCGCCGAAGCCAAAGCAAGGCGGGTTTACTGGCCGCGGCCAGCGTCTGGGTTCTCCTGTTCCTGGCGAGCGGATACCGGAACCAGTCATTGCAGAAACGgtccagaagaaggaggagccTCCTGTGGAGGATATTGGATCTGGAGATGCCAAGGTGCAGATCAGAATGGCGGATGGAACACGTTTGATCCACATGTTCGATTCTAACGACAGTGTCAGTGCTGTTTTCGACTTTGTGAGCTCCCACACGGAATCCTCGCGAGAATGGAATCTGGCCTTTGCCTTCCCAATGAAGGTCATTGAACAGGACTCGAAAACGATCAAGGAAGCTGGACTGATCAACTCTGTTGTGGTGCAAAGATGGAAGTAG
- a CDS encoding J domain-containing protein spf31 produces MSTDIERELKREETELARVRMLLSTTTNRQDKEIDRILRQCKLDHYSVLGVQPGISVADVSRLYRKKSLLIHPDKTSHLRAVEAFDLLKKASNALQDDKERKRLDQMWTDARKVLIKENGWSIDDERLTTAEFLESWRAKVRELLIEEEFIRRVELKKQQNEELKKRKERDAELEQRQEEKRLRDTWESKRDERVTNWRKFSDKNEKKRKKKSVLV; encoded by the coding sequence ATGAGCACTGATATCGAGCGCGAGCTCAAGCGCGAGGAAACCGAGCTAGCAAGAGTACGTATGTTGCTATCGACCACCACTAACCGCCAGGATAAGGAAATAGACCGCATTTTGCGCCAATGCAAGCTGGATCACTACTCCGTGCTAGGGGTGCAGCCGGGCATTTCCGTCGCTGATGTCTCTAGGCTATACCGCAAAAAGTCGCTACTGATCCATCCGGACAAGACGAGCCATCTACGCGCTGTGGAAGCgtttgatctgctcaaGAAGGCGTCGAACGCGCTCCaggacgacaaggagcGCAAACGCCTAGACCAGATGTGGACCGATGCGCGCAAGGTgctgatcaaggagaacgGCTGGAGTATTGATGATGAGCGGCTGACGACAGccgagtttctggagtcCTGGAGGGCGAAGGTGCGCGAATTGCTGATCGAGGAGGAATTTATACGGCGAgtggagctgaaaaagcagcagaacGAGGAATTGAAGAAGCGGAAGGAAAGAGACGCCGAATTGGAGCAGCGCCAGGAGGAGAAGCGGCTCCGCGACACGTGGGAGAGCAAACGAGACGAAAGAGTGACGAATTGGCGAAAGTTCTCcgacaagaacgagaagaagaggaagaagaagagcgtGCTGGTGTAA
- a CDS encoding 5-methyltetrahydropteroyltriglutamate-- homocysteine methyltransferase — protein MVESSVLGFPRIGAFRELKKNTEAYWAGKIGADQLLAVGKEIREKNWKLQKEAGVDIIPSNDFSFYDQVLDLSVLFNVIPERYTKFDLPQLDVLFAMGRGLQRKATETTKAVDVTALEMVKWFDSNYHYVRPTFSHSTEFKLNGQKPVDEYLEAKALGIETRPVLVGPVSYLYLGKPDKDSLDLKPISLLEKILPVYTEILKKLAEAGAKEVQIDEPTLVLDLPEEVQAAFKTAYETLAKAEGLPKLILTTYFGDVRPNLSAIKGLPVAGFHFDFVRCPEQLDDALALISDKQTLSVGIVDGRNIWKNDYAQSIEFVKKAIEKLGADNVVVSTSSSLLHTPVDLENEKKLDAEIKNWFSFATQKLAEVVTIAKAVSGEDVSAALEANAAAIKSRKESDLTNDEAVKARLAKIDKSLSTRKSPFPERLAQQKAKYNLPLFPTTTIGSFPQTKDIRINRNKFVKGEITAEQYEQFINSEIEKVVRFQEEVGLDVLVHGEPERNDMVQYFGEQLKGYAFTTNGWVQSYGSRYVRPPIIVGDVSRPKAMSVKESVYAQSLTKKPMKGMLTGPVTCLRWSFPRNDVSQKVQSLQLSLALRDEVNDLEAAGVTVIQVDEPAIREGLPLRAGKERSDYLEWAAESFRVATSGVRDDTQIHSHFCYSDLDPNHIKALDADVVSIEFSKKDDPKYIQEFSNYPNHIGLGLFDIHSPRIPSKEEFVARIGEIMKVYPADKFWVNPDCGLKTRGWEETRASLTNMVEAAKVFREKY, from the coding sequence ATGGTTGAGTCTAGCGTTTTGGGATTCCCAAGAATCGGAGCTttcagagagctcaagaagaacacTGAGGCCTACTGGGCAGGCAAGATCGGTGCTGATCAACTTCTTGCTGTTGGTAAGGAGATCAGAGAAAAGAACTGGAAGTTGCAGAAGGAAGCTGGTGTTGACATCATTCCTTCCAACGACTTCTCTTTCTACGACCAGGTTCTGGATCTGTCTGTCTTGTTCAATGTGATCCCAGAAAGATACACCAAGTTCGATCTTCCTCAATTGGACGTCTTGTTCGCCATGGGTAGAGGTCTGCAGAGAAAGGCCACCGAGACTACCAAGGCTGTCGATGTGACCGCTTTGGAGATGGTCAAGTGGTTCGACTCCAACTACCACTATGTCAGACCAACCTTCTCCCACTCCACCGAGTTCAAGTTGAATGGCCAGAAGCCAGTTGACGAGTACCTGGAGGCCAAGGCTCTTGGCATTGAGACCAGACCTGTTCTTGTTGGTCCTGTTTCCTACCTGTACTTGGGTAAGCCAGACAAGGACTCGCTCGACTTGAAGCCAATCTCTCTGCTCGAGAAGATCCTGCCAGTCTACACCGAGATCTTGAAGAAGCTTGCTGAGGCAGGCGCCAAGGAGgtccagatcgacgagccAACCCTCGTTTTGGACTTGCCAGAAGAGGTCCAAGCCGCTTTCAAGACCGCCTACGAGACTTTGGCCAAGGCTGAAGGTCTTCCAAAGCTGATCTTGACCACCTATTTCGGTGACGTCAGACCAAACCTGTCTGCTATCAAGGGCCTGCCAGTTGCTGGTTTCCATTTCGACTTTGTCAGATGCCCAGAGCAGTTGGACGATGCTCTTGCTCTCATTTCCGACAAACAAACTCTGTCTGTTGGTATTGTTGACGGAAGAAACATCTGGAAGAACGACTATGCTCAATCTATTGAGTTCGTCAAGAAGGccatcgagaagctgggcGCTGACAACGTTGTCGTGTCTACCTCCTCTTCTCTGCTGCACACTCCAGTGGAtctggagaacgagaagaagctcgacgccgagatcaagaactGGTTCTCTTTCGCTACCCAAAAGTTGGCCGAGGTTGTCACCATCGCCAAggctgtttctggtgaagACGTTTCCGCCGCTCTGGAGGCTAATGCTGCTGCCATCAAGAGCAGAAAGGAATCTGACTTGACCAACGACGAGGCCGTCAAGGCCAGAttggccaagatcgacaagTCCCTGTCCACCAGAAAGTCTCCATTCCCAGAGAGACTTGCCCAACAGAAGGCCAAGTACAACTTGCCTCTGTTCCCAACCACAACCATCGGTTCTTTCCCACAGACCAAGGACATTAGAATTAATAGAAACAAGTTCGTCAAGGGTGAGATCACTGCTGAGCAGTACGAGCAATTCATCAACTccgagatcgagaaggTCGTCAGATTCCAAGAGGAGGTTGGACTTGATGTTCTCGTCCATGGTGAGCCAGAGAGAAACGATATGGTTCAATACTTTGGTGAGCAATTGAAGGGTTACGCTTTCACCACCAACGGTTGGGTGCAATCCTACGGTTCCAGATACGTCAGACCACCTATTATTGTGGGAGATGTGTCTAGACCAAAGGCTATGTCCGTCAAAGAAAGTGTCTACGCTCAATCTTTGACCAAAAAGCCAATGAAGGGTATGTTGACCGGTCCAGTCACCTGTCTGAGATGGTCTTTCCCAAGAAACGATGTTTCCCAAAAGGTGCAATCTCTGCAACTGTCTCTTGCTCTGAGAGACGAGGTCAACGACTTGGAAGCCGCTGGTGTTACCGTCATCCAGGTCGACGAGCCAGCCATCAGAGAGGGACTGCCATTGAGAGCCGGTAAGGAGAGATCCGACTACCTGGAGTGGGCTGCTGAGTCTTTCAGAGTCGCCACCTCTGGTGTCAGAGACGACACTCAAATCCACTCTCACTTCTGCTACTCCGACCTTGACCCTAACCACATCAAAGCCTTGGACGCCGACGTTGTCTCCATTGAGTTCTCCAAGAAGGACGATCCTAAGTACATCCAGGAGTTCTCCAACTATCCAAACCACATTGGTCTTGGATTGTTCGACATCCACTCGCCAAGAATTCCATCCAAGGAGGAGTTCGTGGCCAGAATTGGTGAGATCATGAAGGTGTACCCAGCCGACAAGTTCTGGGTTAACCCAGACTGTGGTTTGAAGACCAGAGGATGGGAAGAGACCAGAGCTTCTTTGACCAACATGGTGGAGGCCGCTAAGGTCTTTAGAGAAAAGTACTAA
- a CDS encoding putative dihydrokaempferol 4-reductase produces MSVLVTGATGFIALHVVDKLLARGYTVIGTARSEERYSPFLAEFQKKYPDGKLSFEIVPDIGADDAFDHVLQAHPEITKVLHTASPFSYGLNKPFEEAYLTPAVNGTLNILKATKKYAPQVTHFVVTSSFAAVKKVGDELYTHVHTKDSWNPMTWDDVDSETTAYVVSKISAEKAARKFLEDEKPGFSLSTVNPPLVLGPQLFDIAVNETLNTSNQYIVDIAKLTDKNAAVTKISSLAVDVRDVAEFHVLPLEKEAVRNQRSFIVSSNFYPGEVAAIIKKNFPQYADKVLDLDDLPKNEIKYDVSSVVEPLGGYDFIPLEKSVVDTLTQYFEKYPL; encoded by the coding sequence atgtCTGTTCTTGTCACCGGAGCCACAGGCTTCATTGCTCTTCATGTTGTGGACAAATTGCTTGCCAGAGGATACACCGTAATTGGCACGGCCAGATCAGAGGAAAGATACTCTCCGTTCCTCGCagagttccagaaaaaatacCCTGACGGCAAGCTGTCGTTTGAGATTGTGCCAGACATTGGCGCAGACGATGCCTTTGATCACGTGCTCCAGGCTCATCCCGAGATCACCAAGGTGCTCCACACAGCCTCACCTTTCTCGTACGGCCTGAACAAGCCCTTTGAAGAGGCGTACTTGACTCCTGCCGTCAATGGCACGCTCAACATCCTCAAAGCCACCAAGAAATACGCCCCTCAGGTCACCCACTTTGTGGTCACGTCGTCGTTTGCTGCGGTGAAAAAAGTCGGCGACGAGCTGTACACCCACGTTCACACCAAGGACTCGTGGAATCCAATGACCTGGGACGACGTCGACAGCGAGACTACCGCGTACGTTGTGTCTAAGATCTCTGCCGAAAAGGCTGCAAGAAAGTTCCTCGAGGACGAAAAACCGGGCTTCAGTCTTTCCACGGTCAACCCGCCTCTTGTGCTGGGTCCTCAGTTGTTTGACATTGCTGTCAATGAGACGCTTAACACCTCGAACCAGTACATTGTGGACATTGCCAAACTGACCGACAAGAATGCAGCAGTTACCAagatcagctcgttggcCGTCGACGTGAGAGATGTTGCCGAGTTCCACGTGCTGCctttggagaaagaggCCGTTAGAAACCAGAGAAGCTTCATTGTATCGTCCAACTTCTATCCTGGCGAGGTGGCTgccatcatcaagaagaacttcCCGCAATACGCCGACAAAGTGcttgatctggacgacTTGCCAAAGAACGAGATCAAATACGACGTTAGCTCGGTGGTCGAGCCGTTGGGAGGCTACGACTTTATTCCTCTGGAGAAGTCTGTGGTTGACACGTTGACCCAGTACTTCGAGAAGTATCCGTTGTAA